Proteins co-encoded in one Actinomadura luteofluorescens genomic window:
- a CDS encoding barstar family protein — protein MNADRALTELLAGRLRPGVYQWRAAPVRGAVGDTSWMERADEAGWRGFYLDGRRARDRESFLRLCGGVFELPEGAGADWDDLGECLKDLSWTPAKHGYLVLYESWAELADADPASLRAVLDVFGRAVRTWRDTPTPMTVLMSSVGVEVAGVPRLA, from the coding sequence GTGAACGCGGACCGAGCACTGACCGAGCTGCTCGCCGGGCGGCTGAGGCCGGGCGTCTACCAGTGGCGGGCGGCCCCCGTGCGGGGAGCCGTCGGCGACACCAGCTGGATGGAGCGCGCCGACGAGGCCGGCTGGCGCGGCTTCTACCTCGACGGCCGCCGCGCCAGGGACCGGGAGTCGTTCCTGCGGCTGTGCGGCGGCGTGTTCGAGCTGCCCGAAGGCGCGGGCGCCGACTGGGACGATCTCGGCGAGTGCCTGAAGGACCTGTCATGGACGCCCGCGAAGCACGGCTACCTGGTGCTCTACGAGTCGTGGGCGGAACTGGCCGACGCCGACCCGGCGTCGCTGCGCGCCGTCCTCGACGTGTTCGGGCGCGCGGTGAGGACCTGGCGGGACACCCCCACCCCCATGACGGTGCTGATGTCGAGCGTCGGCGTGGAAGTGGCGGGCGTCCCCCGGCTCGCCTGA
- a CDS encoding DUF4190 domain-containing protein, translating to MAQPPYDPYGYGAQDPYAQSYSQPPAVQQHHYYGQPMPAMRPTNGMATASLVCGLIGFFACGVTSILAVIFGHVSLGQIKRTGEGGHGMAVTGLILGYLISAGWLLILLFYILGIAMFAASSGSTSTY from the coding sequence ATGGCACAGCCCCCCTACGACCCCTACGGCTACGGAGCCCAGGACCCCTACGCCCAGTCCTACTCGCAGCCCCCGGCCGTGCAACAGCACCACTACTACGGGCAGCCGATGCCGGCCATGCGGCCGACCAACGGGATGGCGACCGCATCGCTGGTGTGCGGTCTGATCGGCTTCTTCGCCTGCGGCGTGACGTCCATCCTCGCGGTGATCTTCGGACATGTCTCGCTCGGCCAGATCAAGCGGACGGGCGAGGGCGGGCACGGCATGGCCGTCACCGGCCTGATCCTCGGCTACCTGATCTCCGCGGGCTGGCTCCTCATCCTGCTCTTCTACATCCTCGGCATCGCGATGTTCGCGGCGAGCAGCGGTTCCACCAGCACCTACTGA
- a CDS encoding deoxyribonuclease IV gives MRIGAHVDQNNPLDNARAVGADVVQFFLGDPQGWKKPVLPEGVEALEGSGVDVYVHAPYTINVATSNNRIRIPSRKNLTQQLEAAASIGAKALIVHGGHVLKDDDPETGFENWRKVFERVECPIPVYIENTAGGGNAMARRFDRISRLWEVLSGVPGLESKLGFCLDTCHAHAAGEELVDAVDRIKAITGRIDLVHCNDSRDSFGSGADRHANLGNGSIDPELILGVVRAAGAPVVVETPADGQADDISWLRSKL, from the coding sequence ATGCGCATCGGAGCCCACGTCGACCAGAACAACCCGCTCGACAACGCCCGCGCGGTCGGCGCCGACGTCGTCCAGTTCTTCCTCGGCGATCCGCAGGGGTGGAAGAAGCCGGTCCTGCCCGAGGGCGTGGAGGCGCTGGAGGGCTCCGGCGTGGACGTGTACGTGCACGCCCCGTACACGATCAACGTGGCGACGTCCAACAACCGGATCCGGATCCCGAGCCGCAAGAACCTCACCCAGCAGCTGGAGGCGGCCGCGTCGATCGGCGCGAAGGCGCTGATCGTGCACGGTGGGCACGTGCTGAAGGACGACGACCCGGAGACCGGCTTCGAGAACTGGCGCAAGGTGTTCGAGCGGGTCGAATGCCCGATCCCGGTGTACATCGAGAACACCGCGGGCGGCGGCAACGCGATGGCGCGCAGGTTCGACCGGATCTCGCGGCTGTGGGAGGTGCTCTCCGGGGTGCCGGGCCTGGAGTCCAAGCTCGGTTTCTGCCTCGACACCTGCCACGCGCACGCGGCGGGGGAGGAGCTCGTCGACGCCGTCGACCGGATCAAGGCCATAACCGGCCGCATCGACCTGGTGCACTGCAACGACAGCCGGGACTCGTTCGGCTCGGGGGCCGACCGGCACGCCAACCTGGGCAACGGGAGCATCGACCCGGAGCTCATCCTCGGCGTGGTCCGGGCGGCGGGCGCACCGGTCGTGGTGGAGACGCCCGCGGACGGCCAGGCCGACGACATCTCGTGGTTGCGTTCGAAGCTCTGA
- the rpsF gene encoding 30S ribosomal protein S6, translating to MRRYELMTILDPAIDERTAGAALDPFLKVVKDGGGSVEKVDVWGRRRLAYDIQKKSEGIYAVVDLSAEPATVKELDRQLNLSESILRTKVIRPEVH from the coding sequence ATGCGTCGTTACGAACTCATGACCATTCTCGACCCCGCCATCGACGAGCGCACCGCGGGTGCGGCGCTCGACCCGTTCCTGAAGGTCGTCAAGGACGGCGGCGGCAGCGTGGAGAAGGTCGACGTCTGGGGCCGCCGGCGCCTGGCGTACGACATCCAGAAGAAGTCCGAAGGCATCTACGCGGTGGTCGACCTGTCGGCTGAGCCTGCCACGGTCAAGGAGCTCGACCGGCAGCTCAACCTGAGCGAGTCGATCCTTCGTACCAAGGTCATCCGCCCCGAGGTCCACTGA
- a CDS encoding single-stranded DNA-binding protein, whose protein sequence is MAGDTVITIVGNLVEDPNLRFTPSGQAVASFRMASTPRFFDRQAGDWKDGEALFLTCNVWRQAAENVAETLQRGMRVIVQGRLKQRSYETREGEKRTVFEVEVDEVGPSLRNATAKVNKTQRQGGGGGGGFGGGGGQGGGFGGGGQGGQGGGGFGGGGQQGGGFGGGQQGGAPADDPWATGGGGGGGFSDDPPF, encoded by the coding sequence ATGGCAGGCGACACCGTAATCACGATCGTCGGGAACCTCGTCGAGGACCCGAATCTGCGCTTCACCCCGAGCGGCCAGGCGGTCGCCTCCTTCCGCATGGCCTCGACCCCGCGGTTCTTCGACCGCCAGGCGGGCGACTGGAAGGACGGCGAGGCGCTCTTCCTGACCTGCAACGTCTGGCGGCAGGCCGCCGAGAACGTGGCCGAGACCCTGCAGCGCGGCATGCGGGTGATCGTGCAGGGACGCCTCAAGCAGCGCTCCTACGAGACCCGCGAGGGTGAGAAGCGCACCGTCTTCGAGGTCGAGGTCGACGAGGTCGGCCCGTCGCTGCGCAACGCCACTGCCAAGGTCAACAAGACCCAGCGGCAGGGTGGCGGCGGTGGCGGCGGCTTCGGCGGCGGTGGCGGCCAGGGCGGCGGCTTCGGCGGCGGCGGTCAGGGCGGTCAGGGCGGCGGCGGTTTCGGCGGCGGTGGCCAGCAGGGCGGCGGCTTCGGCGGCGGCCAGCAGGGCGGCGCCCCGGCCGACGACCCCTGGGCCACCGGCGGCGGTGGCGGCGGCGGATTCTCCGACGACCCGCCCTTCTAG
- the rpsR gene encoding 30S ribosomal protein S18: MAKPPPRKPKKKVCVFCQEKISYVDYKDTGLLRKFISDRGKIRARRVTGNCTQHQRDVATAIKNAREMALLPYTSTAR, from the coding sequence ATGGCGAAGCCACCTCCCCGCAAGCCGAAGAAGAAGGTTTGCGTTTTCTGTCAGGAGAAGATCTCCTACGTCGACTACAAGGACACGGGCCTGCTGCGGAAGTTCATCTCCGACCGCGGCAAGATCCGTGCCCGGCGGGTGACCGGCAACTGCACCCAGCACCAGCGGGACGTCGCCACGGCGATCAAGAACGCCCGCGAGATGGCGCTGCTGCCGTACACCAGCACCGCGCGCTGA
- the rplI gene encoding 50S ribosomal protein L9, whose product MKLILTQQVSGLGEPGDVIDVRDGYGRNYLVPRGFAIKWTRGAEKQVDSIKKARSAREIATVEHAREVADRLGGLRVTLRTRTGSNGRLFGAVTAADIAEAVRAANGPDLDRRRIEIGNPIKTVGTHRVSVRLHSDVNATIDVNVVEA is encoded by the coding sequence ATGAAGCTCATCCTGACCCAGCAGGTCTCCGGGCTCGGCGAGCCCGGTGACGTCATCGACGTCCGCGACGGCTACGGCCGCAACTACCTCGTCCCCCGCGGGTTCGCGATCAAGTGGACCCGGGGCGCCGAGAAGCAGGTCGACTCGATCAAGAAGGCGCGTTCGGCCCGCGAGATCGCGACCGTCGAGCACGCCCGCGAGGTCGCCGACCGGCTCGGCGGGCTGCGCGTGACGCTGCGCACCCGCACCGGCAGCAACGGCCGCCTGTTCGGCGCCGTCACGGCCGCCGACATCGCCGAGGCGGTCCGCGCCGCCAACGGCCCCGACCTGGACCGCCGCCGCATCGAGATCGGGAACCCGATCAAGACCGTCGGCACCCACCGGGTCAGCGTGCGTCTGCACAGCGACGTCAACGCCACGATCGACGTCAACGTCGTCGAGGCCTGA
- a CDS encoding peptidoglycan recognition protein family protein produces the protein MIAHSGEGADDRQRTGRAVTRRAVIGGVMGAGLLEMLPLGTYRQNEAMAEDLAAGPYRGDDGRVLFTADAPQVYTRAQWNARAPRRAAEVVDRPPDHIIVHHTATANARDRSLAHAFALSRSIQNIHMNKNGWDDAGQQLTISRGGIVMEGRNRSLKAIRSGDLAIGAQVLHHNQHTIGIENEGTYMSAAVPGALWKSLMEVCVWLCQKYDLDPSEAIVGHRDYNNTSCPGDVLYARLPQLRRSVAERLEGTSGQSSTSQGGSDGGSILSPLLPSLDDLG, from the coding sequence GTGATCGCGCATTCGGGGGAGGGCGCGGACGACCGGCAGCGCACGGGCAGGGCGGTGACACGCAGGGCCGTCATCGGCGGCGTCATGGGCGCCGGCCTGCTGGAGATGCTGCCGCTGGGCACGTACCGCCAGAATGAGGCCATGGCGGAAGATCTCGCGGCAGGGCCGTACCGGGGGGACGACGGCCGCGTGCTGTTCACGGCGGACGCCCCGCAGGTCTACACGCGGGCGCAGTGGAACGCGAGGGCGCCCAGGCGCGCGGCCGAGGTGGTCGACCGGCCGCCGGACCACATCATCGTGCACCACACGGCGACGGCGAACGCGCGGGACCGCTCGCTCGCCCACGCGTTCGCGCTGTCACGTTCCATCCAGAACATCCACATGAACAAGAACGGCTGGGACGACGCGGGCCAGCAGCTCACGATCAGCCGCGGCGGCATCGTGATGGAGGGCCGCAACCGGAGCCTCAAGGCCATCCGGTCGGGCGACCTCGCCATCGGCGCGCAGGTCCTGCACCACAACCAGCACACGATCGGTATCGAGAACGAGGGCACCTACATGTCCGCGGCGGTGCCGGGTGCCCTGTGGAAATCTCTGATGGAGGTGTGCGTCTGGCTCTGCCAGAAATACGACCTCGACCCGTCCGAGGCCATCGTCGGGCACCGCGACTACAACAACACCTCGTGCCCCGGGGACGTCCTCTACGCGAGGCTGCCGCAGCTCCGGCGATCGGTGGCCGAGCGCCTGGAGGGCACGTCGGGTCAGAGTTCCACGAGCCAGGGCGGCTCGGACGGCGGGTCGATCCTGTCGCCGCTCCTACCGTCCCTCGACGATCTGGGATGA
- a CDS encoding Crp/Fnr family transcriptional regulator: protein MTQDTSFWGRLGKPEQTALLEYTTRDVLPPGDRLIRQRGRSRSVMIILRGWAAVVSEPDPRPGDPTGPGANGRLLAFRGEGDIVGDMAGLLNKPRSASLRALDEVEVLELEDTQFKDFLWNHKEAWWTYTEILAERVDEQTANIHFQKHKTSMQIPEILVSLVDKVGRSNRDGIWLPYPRTQTELGSLIGISRESVSSTWSRLRDDGLVATRNGRMLILDLEGLRKIYSTDE, encoded by the coding sequence ATGACGCAAGATACATCCTTCTGGGGGAGGCTCGGAAAGCCCGAGCAGACCGCCCTGCTGGAGTACACGACCCGCGACGTCCTCCCCCCCGGTGACAGGCTGATCCGCCAGCGGGGGAGGTCCCGCTCGGTGATGATCATCCTGCGCGGGTGGGCGGCCGTCGTCTCCGAGCCCGACCCCAGGCCGGGCGATCCCACCGGCCCCGGGGCCAACGGCCGGCTGCTGGCCTTCCGCGGAGAGGGCGACATCGTCGGGGACATGGCGGGCCTGCTCAACAAGCCGCGGTCGGCCTCCCTGCGGGCGCTGGACGAGGTCGAGGTGCTGGAGCTGGAGGACACCCAGTTCAAGGACTTCCTCTGGAACCACAAGGAGGCGTGGTGGACCTACACGGAGATCCTCGCCGAGCGGGTCGACGAGCAGACCGCCAACATCCACTTCCAGAAGCACAAGACCTCCATGCAGATCCCGGAGATCCTGGTAAGCCTGGTCGACAAGGTGGGCCGGAGCAACCGGGACGGCATCTGGCTTCCCTATCCGCGCACCCAGACCGAGCTTGGCAGCCTGATCGGCATCTCGCGCGAGTCCGTGTCCAGCACCTGGTCCAGGCTCCGTGACGACGGCCTGGTCGCGACCCGCAACGGCCGGATGCTCATCCTCGATCTCGAAGGCCTCCGCAAGATCTACTCCACAGATGAGTAA
- a CDS encoding MATE family efflux transporter has translation MTTPRRLATAHDREILRLAVPAFGALVAEPLFLLSDSAIVGHLGTAQLGGLGVAGQALNTLVYLCVFLAYGTTAGVARQVGAGDLRGAIRQGIDGMWLAIAIGAVLIAAGWPLIPWIVDAFGASPGVAPYAETYLRVSLFGIPSMLVVLAGTGVLRGLQDTRTPLLVSIGGFSLNLLLNVVFVIGMGWGIAGSAWGTVLAQTGSAAVYVAVVLRAARRHGALVRPDWDGLRTSATAGFGLLVRTAALRVVLIVGTSIAARMGDPEIAAYQVGFQVWTLLAFALDAIAIAGQAITGRYLGASDITATRAVTRRMVWWGVGCGVVFGLAVLVVRPWLPALFTSDGDVRNLLLGSLLLVAVLQPIAGVVFVLDGILIGAGDGAYLAVTTLVATAVFLPAALLVPRTGAGLAGLWGAIGLWMLTRMITLSLRARGDRWLVTGAVR, from the coding sequence ATGACGACCCCCCGGCGGCTCGCGACCGCGCACGACCGCGAGATCCTGCGCCTCGCCGTGCCGGCCTTCGGCGCGCTCGTCGCCGAACCCCTCTTCCTGCTGTCGGACTCGGCCATCGTCGGGCATCTCGGCACCGCGCAGCTGGGCGGGCTCGGGGTCGCCGGGCAGGCCCTGAACACGCTCGTCTACCTCTGCGTCTTCCTCGCCTACGGGACGACCGCGGGGGTGGCCCGCCAAGTCGGCGCGGGGGACCTGCGAGGGGCGATCAGGCAGGGCATCGACGGCATGTGGCTCGCGATCGCCATCGGCGCCGTGCTGATCGCGGCGGGCTGGCCGCTGATCCCCTGGATCGTGGACGCGTTCGGAGCGTCCCCAGGTGTGGCGCCCTATGCCGAGACGTACCTGCGGGTGAGCCTGTTCGGAATCCCGTCGATGCTGGTCGTCCTTGCAGGGACGGGCGTTCTGCGCGGCCTCCAGGACACGCGCACGCCCCTGCTCGTGTCGATCGGCGGCTTCTCGCTGAACCTTCTACTCAACGTGGTGTTCGTCATCGGGATGGGGTGGGGGATCGCCGGATCCGCGTGGGGGACCGTCCTCGCGCAGACCGGCAGCGCCGCCGTGTACGTCGCCGTGGTCCTGCGCGCGGCCCGGCGGCACGGCGCCTTGGTCCGTCCCGACTGGGACGGGTTGCGGACGTCCGCCACCGCTGGTTTCGGGCTGCTGGTACGGACGGCGGCGCTGCGCGTCGTCCTCATCGTCGGGACGTCGATCGCGGCGCGCATGGGGGACCCGGAGATCGCCGCGTACCAGGTCGGGTTCCAGGTGTGGACGCTGCTGGCGTTCGCGCTCGACGCCATCGCGATCGCCGGCCAGGCCATCACCGGCCGCTATCTGGGCGCGTCCGACATCACCGCGACGCGGGCCGTCACCCGCCGGATGGTCTGGTGGGGCGTCGGCTGCGGAGTCGTGTTCGGCCTGGCCGTCCTCGTGGTCCGGCCGTGGCTGCCCGCCCTGTTCACCTCCGACGGCGACGTCCGGAACCTCCTGCTCGGCTCGCTGCTCCTCGTGGCGGTGCTGCAACCGATCGCCGGGGTGGTGTTCGTCCTGGACGGCATCCTGATCGGGGCGGGCGACGGCGCCTACCTCGCCGTGACGACGCTGGTCGCCACGGCCGTCTTCCTGCCCGCCGCCCTTCTCGTCCCCCGGACGGGCGCGGGCCTCGCCGGGCTCTGGGGCGCGATCGGCCTGTGGATGCTCACCCGGATGATCACGCTGAGCCTGCGCGCCCGCGGCGACCGCTGGTTGGTCACCGGCGCCGTCCGCTGA
- a CDS encoding replicative DNA helicase, which produces MSVADIGPQEHEFERTPPHDISAEQGVLGGMLLSPDAIAEVVEMLRTPDFYRPAHQIIYDVILDLYGRGDPADAVTVAGELTKNGEIGRIGGAPYLHTLISLVPTAANAGYYAKIVHERSILRRLVETGTRIVQMGYAADGADADDILDRAQAEVFAIAEKRAGEDYVALSEIMPGALDEIEAIGSRGGQMVGCPTGFADLDALTNGLHPGQMVVVAARPAMGKATSLATPLPTPFGWTTMGEVSVGDYLIGADGRPTRVVAATDVMHGRPCYEIEFSDGEVIVADAQHQWRTTTRAARRQKSENSTAYYWPREAVNRVRWATADANEGPRQLVTHGEAVAKVGAEFKHALYAVTRELGHRGEADVSLSKRQPRYECTSLYRGLLGRAVRPKNATTTAQHRPIKTTEEIAATLRCDGDSRPNHAVEVAAPFQLPNVDLPVAPYVLGAWLGDGDSRSGSLTCFDEEILTEIEAAGQPVVRRKTSGRFGLPGVTTKIKALGLWRNKHIPAPYLRASEAQRRALLAGMLDTDGYVSEIGQVQLGFVNKRLADDAHELILSLGYRATMRTKRVKGRSEETSTFYRINFTPAETVFRLPRKAARQRESVHPKAQVRYIVDVRPVESVPVRCVQVDNDDHMYLAGRSCVPTHNSTLALDFARAASIKHGLTSAFFSLEMGRNEITMRLLSAEARVALHAMRSGTMQDEDWTRLARRMSEVAEAPLFIDDSPNMSMMEIRAKCRRLKQQHDLRLVIIDYLQLMTSGKRVESRQVEVSEFSRSLKLLAKELGVPVIALSQLNRGPEQRTDKKPMVSDLRESGCVTASTRIMRADTNEEVTMGELVASGARDVPVWALDERLKYVPRTMTHAFSSGRKEVFRVRLASGKEVEATANHPFLTYGGWKPLGELSPGSRVAAARHVPPPMEPVAWPEARVILLAHLIGDGSFVKRQPIRYASKDETCLEAVALAAEHFGVKAVWDEYETSRVTTLRLPAPYRLTHGRRNPIAEWLDDLGLFGRRSHEKFVPSPVFGLRKEQVALFLRHLWATDGCVHWDAERRRSTVYYASTSRRLVDDVSRLLLRFGIISRVKRVTKGAYRPGYQLHLYGAENQLAFFGAIRVHGARGTIASQAAEQLRNIRSNTNRDTIPREVWDDVRKLIAEQRMTHREFSAAIGTQFSGSALWKRAPSRERLSRVATVLDSAELDLLCTNDVFWDEIVEIESIGEQEVYDATVMGLHNFIANGMALHNSIEQDADMVILLHREDAYEKESPRAGEADLIVAKHRNGPTATVTVAFQGHYSRFVDMAQ; this is translated from the coding sequence ATGAGCGTTGCGGATATCGGGCCGCAGGAGCACGAGTTCGAGCGCACCCCTCCGCACGACATCTCGGCGGAGCAGGGCGTCCTCGGCGGCATGCTGCTCTCCCCGGACGCCATCGCCGAGGTCGTGGAGATGCTGCGCACCCCCGACTTCTACCGTCCCGCCCACCAGATCATCTACGACGTCATCCTCGATCTCTACGGTCGCGGCGACCCCGCCGACGCGGTCACCGTAGCCGGCGAGCTCACCAAGAACGGCGAGATCGGCCGCATCGGCGGCGCCCCCTACCTGCACACGCTGATCTCCCTGGTGCCCACCGCGGCCAACGCCGGGTACTACGCCAAGATCGTCCACGAGCGCTCGATCCTCCGCCGCCTGGTCGAGACCGGCACCCGCATCGTCCAGATGGGCTATGCCGCCGACGGCGCCGACGCCGACGACATCCTCGACCGCGCCCAGGCCGAGGTCTTCGCCATCGCCGAGAAGCGCGCCGGCGAGGACTATGTCGCGCTGAGCGAGATCATGCCCGGCGCCCTCGACGAGATCGAGGCGATCGGCAGCCGCGGCGGCCAGATGGTCGGCTGCCCCACCGGCTTCGCCGACCTGGACGCCCTCACCAACGGCCTGCACCCCGGCCAGATGGTAGTGGTCGCTGCCCGCCCCGCGATGGGCAAGGCGACTAGTCTGGCTACGCCTCTTCCGACCCCATTTGGCTGGACCACGATGGGGGAAGTGTCCGTTGGTGATTATCTGATCGGAGCCGATGGAAGGCCTACTCGTGTCGTGGCCGCAACCGACGTCATGCACGGCCGCCCGTGCTACGAGATCGAGTTCTCCGACGGCGAAGTGATCGTCGCGGACGCCCAGCATCAGTGGCGGACGACGACCCGTGCTGCCCGCCGCCAGAAGAGCGAGAACAGCACGGCCTACTACTGGCCGCGAGAGGCCGTCAACCGCGTCCGCTGGGCGACGGCGGACGCTAACGAGGGGCCTCGTCAACTCGTCACCCATGGTGAAGCGGTGGCCAAGGTCGGCGCCGAGTTCAAGCATGCGCTCTACGCGGTCACGCGTGAGCTGGGGCATCGCGGCGAGGCCGACGTGAGCCTCTCCAAGCGCCAGCCCCGCTACGAGTGCACGAGCCTCTACCGAGGGCTGCTCGGCCGCGCGGTGCGCCCGAAGAATGCCACGACAACGGCGCAGCACCGTCCCATCAAGACCACCGAAGAGATCGCCGCGACGCTGCGCTGCGACGGTGACAGCCGCCCCAACCACGCGGTCGAGGTCGCCGCACCGTTCCAACTCCCGAATGTGGACCTACCCGTAGCCCCGTATGTCCTGGGCGCGTGGCTCGGTGACGGAGACAGCCGGAGTGGCTCTCTCACCTGTTTCGACGAGGAGATCCTCACGGAGATCGAAGCGGCAGGGCAGCCGGTCGTGCGACGCAAGACGTCTGGGCGGTTCGGTCTGCCCGGCGTCACCACAAAGATCAAGGCCCTCGGTCTCTGGCGGAACAAGCACATTCCTGCGCCTTACCTGCGGGCTTCGGAGGCGCAACGGCGGGCGCTGCTCGCGGGGATGCTCGACACGGACGGCTATGTCTCGGAGATCGGGCAGGTTCAACTCGGCTTCGTGAACAAGCGGCTCGCCGATGACGCGCACGAGCTGATCCTCAGCCTCGGCTACCGCGCGACGATGCGGACCAAACGTGTGAAGGGGCGGTCCGAGGAGACATCGACGTTCTACCGGATCAACTTCACACCTGCGGAGACGGTGTTCCGGTTGCCGCGCAAGGCGGCTCGGCAGCGGGAGTCCGTCCATCCGAAGGCGCAGGTGCGGTACATCGTCGACGTGCGGCCCGTCGAGAGCGTGCCGGTGCGGTGCGTCCAGGTCGACAACGACGACCACATGTACCTGGCGGGGCGTTCCTGCGTTCCGACGCACAACTCGACGCTCGCCCTCGACTTCGCCCGCGCCGCGTCCATCAAGCACGGGCTGACCTCGGCGTTCTTCAGCCTGGAGATGGGCCGCAACGAGATCACGATGCGCCTGCTGTCCGCGGAGGCGCGGGTGGCGCTGCACGCGATGCGGTCCGGCACCATGCAGGACGAGGACTGGACGCGCCTCGCCCGGCGCATGAGCGAGGTCGCCGAGGCGCCGCTGTTCATCGACGACTCACCGAACATGTCGATGATGGAGATCCGCGCGAAGTGCCGCCGCCTCAAGCAGCAGCACGACCTGCGCCTGGTGATCATCGACTACCTGCAACTGATGACGTCGGGCAAGCGCGTCGAGAGCCGCCAGGTCGAGGTCTCGGAGTTCTCCCGCTCGCTGAAGCTCCTCGCCAAGGAACTGGGCGTCCCGGTCATCGCGCTCTCCCAGCTCAACCGAGGCCCCGAACAGCGAACCGACAAGAAGCCCATGGTCTCCGACCTACGCGAATCGGGCTGCGTCACGGCCTCGACGCGAATCATGCGTGCGGACACCAACGAAGAGGTCACGATGGGGGAACTCGTGGCGAGCGGCGCGCGCGACGTCCCCGTGTGGGCGCTGGACGAGCGCTTGAAGTACGTCCCGCGGACCATGACGCATGCCTTCTCCAGCGGACGCAAGGAGGTGTTCCGCGTCAGGTTGGCGTCCGGCAAGGAGGTCGAGGCGACCGCCAACCATCCGTTCCTCACGTACGGTGGCTGGAAGCCGCTCGGCGAACTGTCCCCCGGCTCACGGGTGGCCGCCGCCAGGCATGTGCCGCCGCCGATGGAGCCTGTCGCCTGGCCTGAGGCGCGCGTGATCCTTCTTGCGCACCTCATCGGTGACGGGTCCTTCGTCAAGCGCCAGCCGATCCGATACGCCAGCAAGGACGAGACATGCCTCGAAGCGGTCGCCCTCGCGGCCGAGCATTTCGGTGTCAAGGCTGTGTGGGACGAATACGAGACCTCCCGAGTCACCACGCTGCGTCTGCCGGCCCCTTATCGCCTAACGCACGGCCGCCGCAATCCGATCGCCGAGTGGCTTGACGATTTGGGGCTGTTCGGGAGGCGTTCGCACGAGAAGTTCGTGCCTTCACCGGTGTTCGGCTTGCGTAAAGAGCAGGTGGCGCTTTTTCTCAGGCATCTGTGGGCAACCGACGGCTGTGTGCACTGGGACGCCGAGCGCCGGCGGTCCACCGTCTACTACGCATCGACGAGTAGGCGACTGGTGGACGACGTGTCCAGGCTGCTGCTGCGGTTCGGCATCATCTCGCGCGTGAAGCGCGTCACCAAGGGCGCCTACCGGCCTGGATACCAGCTCCATTTGTACGGCGCGGAGAACCAACTCGCATTCTTCGGAGCCATACGTGTGCACGGCGCCCGTGGCACAATCGCCTCGCAAGCGGCCGAGCAACTTCGGAACATCCGGTCGAACACCAACCGCGACACCATTCCGCGTGAGGTTTGGGACGATGTTCGTAAGCTCATCGCGGAGCAGCGGATGACCCACCGAGAGTTCTCCGCGGCGATCGGCACGCAGTTCTCCGGCAGTGCCCTCTGGAAGCGTGCCCCCAGCCGTGAGCGCCTCAGCCGTGTGGCGACCGTGCTCGACAGCGCCGAGCTGGATTTGCTCTGCACCAACGACGTGTTCTGGGACGAGATCGTCGAGATCGAGAGCATCGGGGAGCAAGAGGTCTATGACGCCACCGTCATGGGTCTCCACAACTTCATCGCGAACGGCATGGCCCTCCACAACAGCATTGAGCAGGATGCGGACATGGTGATCCTGCTGCACCGGGAGGACGCCTACGAGAAGGAGTCGCCGCGCGCCGGTGAGGCCGACCTGATCGTCGCCAAGCACCGCAACGGCCCCACCGCCACCGTCACGGTCGCCTTCCAGGGCCACTACAGCCGCTTCGTCGACATGGCCCAGTAA
- a CDS encoding NUDIX domain-containing protein, translating to MISGVARPEPFGVAAIITDRLGRVLMHLRDDHPGIAWPGYWSLPSGLAEPGETAAEAMSRELHEETGLSIALTQRLEHPKDAEGDRVVFFTGSWDGDPATIPLTEGVKLEFYPLPGLADLRVPPFVALALRQLQGRGLLGGGVGVVGS from the coding sequence ATGATCAGCGGTGTGGCGCGGCCCGAACCGTTCGGAGTGGCGGCGATCATCACCGACCGTCTCGGGCGGGTGTTGATGCATCTGCGAGACGACCACCCCGGAATCGCATGGCCGGGGTACTGGTCGTTGCCGAGCGGTCTCGCCGAGCCGGGAGAGACCGCCGCCGAGGCGATGTCCAGGGAGCTTCACGAGGAGACGGGGCTCAGCATCGCCTTGACACAGCGACTGGAGCATCCCAAGGACGCCGAAGGGGACCGTGTTGTGTTCTTCACCGGGTCCTGGGATGGGGATCCCGCGACGATCCCGCTGACCGAGGGCGTGAAGCTGGAGTTCTATCCGCTGCCCGGCCTGGCCGATCTGCGGGTTCCGCCGTTTGTCGCTCTGGCGCTGCGGCAACTCCAAGGCAGGGGGCTGCTTGGAGGTGGGGTGGGGGTGGTTGGTTCCTGA